A region of Clostridium acetobutylicum ATCC 824 DNA encodes the following proteins:
- a CDS encoding YhgE/Pip domain-containing protein has product MRHIYNIVSIYKRDIKSIIKNPIALLIIGGLCVIPSLYAWVNIQACWNPYEHTSSIPVAVVNNDKGGSFRGKYLNMGNQIVDNLKKNHKIGWVFVNTRNANMGIIDGSYTAMIEIPENFTGRFTSILKTPPKKPEIIYKVNTKLNPVAGKITGVAKDTLTNEITTEFIATVNKAIFSSLNKVGGEAEKNKNNILKLKNNIIDVNNNMDLILSLLNSINNNSNNLSMFLTQLKATIPTINSSLSMISKNNTDNKTMILNTQNTLNNSFNNIALNLNNAEAASYRIKNLTDALNTNFSSSNASIIYSDISKINTELDNLNNSISSIIEFLQNISATSPNESLANMLVSLKNTQGSIASQKSDINNLQKQLLSTNNLNKALVASITNRSSTMNKDLINTNTSYNGSVKASLNSISQNLVNVTNDASSILGTAQDLNNGINNLLQTSIDGSNLSSKVSLDLKNRLLQFKDIISALSSKLQETNNNDLIQIISILQSNPDFMGNFISTPFSIKDESIYSIPNYGSGMAPVYTVLAIWVGTLLLVSLLKTRVPDSQGLHILTLREKHFGKMLTFITLSLIQSFIVSLGDILLLKIYTVNPALLIAFALMSGFTFCVIVFTLVSTLGNIGKAISIIFLIIQIAGSGSTYPIQVDPLFFRILQPMLPFTYSVGGFREAIAGPLISSVMLDFTALILISVVFIFFGFFFKIPLHRPISKFEDGFKKSGVGE; this is encoded by the coding sequence ATGAGACATATTTATAATATTGTAAGTATATATAAGAGGGATATTAAAAGCATTATAAAAAATCCAATAGCCCTTTTGATTATAGGAGGGCTTTGTGTAATTCCATCTCTATATGCTTGGGTAAATATACAAGCTTGCTGGAATCCCTATGAACACACCAGCAGTATTCCTGTTGCTGTAGTAAACAACGACAAAGGTGGTTCCTTTCGCGGAAAATACTTGAATATGGGAAATCAAATTGTAGATAATTTAAAAAAGAATCATAAAATAGGTTGGGTATTTGTAAACACAAGAAATGCAAATATGGGTATTATCGATGGCAGTTACACCGCTATGATTGAAATTCCAGAAAATTTCACTGGAAGATTTACAAGTATACTTAAAACTCCCCCAAAAAAACCTGAAATTATATATAAGGTAAATACAAAACTAAACCCTGTGGCAGGAAAAATAACAGGAGTAGCTAAAGATACCTTGACCAACGAAATCACAACTGAATTTATAGCTACTGTAAATAAAGCTATATTTTCTTCTTTAAACAAAGTAGGCGGAGAAGCTGAAAAAAATAAAAACAATATACTGAAATTAAAAAATAATATAATCGATGTAAATAATAATATGGATCTTATACTATCGCTGCTAAACAGTATAAACAATAATTCTAACAACCTAAGTATGTTTTTAACACAATTAAAAGCCACTATCCCAACTATAAATAGCAGCTTAAGTATGATATCTAAAAATAACACTGACAACAAAACCATGATTTTAAACACTCAAAACACCTTAAATAATTCTTTTAATAACATAGCTCTAAATTTAAACAATGCTGAAGCTGCAAGCTATAGAATTAAAAATCTTACTGATGCACTTAACACAAATTTTTCGAGTAGTAACGCCTCTATAATTTACTCTGACATATCTAAAATAAACACTGAGCTAGATAACCTAAATAACTCAATTTCATCGATAATAGAATTTCTGCAAAATATAAGCGCAACCTCACCCAATGAGTCTTTAGCTAATATGCTTGTATCACTAAAAAATACTCAAGGTTCAATTGCTTCACAAAAATCTGATATAAACAATCTTCAAAAACAGCTTCTTAGCACAAATAACCTAAATAAAGCTTTAGTTGCTTCAATAACAAATAGGTCTTCTACCATGAACAAAGATCTCATAAACACTAATACTAGCTATAATGGCAGCGTTAAAGCTTCTTTAAATTCAATATCACAAAATTTAGTTAATGTAACTAACGACGCCTCCTCTATTCTAGGAACTGCACAAGATTTAAATAATGGCATAAATAACTTACTTCAAACTTCTATAGATGGGAGCAATCTATCTTCAAAAGTGTCTTTAGATCTAAAAAATAGACTTCTTCAGTTTAAAGATATAATTTCAGCTTTAAGCAGTAAGCTTCAGGAGACTAATAATAACGACTTAATTCAAATTATAAGCATCCTCCAGAGCAATCCTGATTTTATGGGAAATTTTATTTCCACTCCCTTTAGTATAAAGGATGAATCCATTTACAGCATACCAAATTACGGTTCTGGTATGGCACCTGTATACACAGTACTTGCAATTTGGGTTGGAACTTTGCTCCTTGTATCCTTACTAAAAACAAGAGTTCCGGATTCTCAAGGATTACATATACTAACCTTACGTGAAAAGCACTTTGGAAAAATGTTAACCTTTATAACCCTAAGCTTAATACAGTCTTTTATAGTATCTCTTGGTGATATACTACTTCTAAAAATTTATACTGTAAATCCTGCTCTTTTAATTGCCTTTGCACTGATGTCAGGCTTCACCTTCTGTGTAATAGTTTTTACCTTAGTATCTACTTTAGGCAATATAGGAAAAGCAATAAGTATTATATTTTTAATAATACAAATTGCAGGCAGCGGTTCTACTTATCCAATACAGGTTGACCCATTATTTTTCAGAATCCTTCAACCTATGCTACCTTTTACCTATAGCGTTGGTGGATTTAGAGAAGCTATAGCTGGACCTTTAATAAGCAGCGTTATGCTTGATTTTACTGCCTTAATACTTATTTCAGTTGTATTCATATTTTTTGGTTTCTTCTTTAAAATACCTCTTCACAGGCCAATTTCAAAATTTGAAGACGGTTTTAAAAAATCAGGCGTTGGTGAATAA
- a CDS encoding YhgE/Pip domain-containing protein: MKKIFKIFLRDLKSIKRSPSAIGMIVGLCFLPSLYAWININACWDPYANTGNIPIAVVNEDEGAIFNNKRINAGNEIVSELRKNKSIKWIFVDEWQGNYGLNEGKYYALLDIPRNFSSGLTSLTTTTPEKPSIIYRSNEKLNAIASKITNSAKDKVAQEIKTSFVNTVTKETLTLIKSNKNIMNKSNIIQLKDTINEASKNLINTQNYIQTANKSSQDISSYLSKLQGTLPKLTDQINNLQNAAQSSKNLISATKQTLITTSSDLNNDMVEIQAENGQFQGILSGMKNTTSYSNLEQLNSINNSLDSNLKSTINNLQAISKTNTIPNANSIIGYLQNADALAANTKNSLSQLKSSIDNNAPKDAINSQIDSISALSNELSNDMLNISNGFYSSVLPLLNNMGDNLNGNLTNISTLLESTKVLIPQLDALANYGKATSTLSINQANDINSKLSSLSGELNRLSGKMNSLSDSDLNDIIKLLSMNTNELASFISSPLTTREVDIYGEGVFGVGLTPFYSVLAIWVGVLLLSSMLTTEFKNLSGREHLNIWQEHFGKMLLFLVLSLIQTTIIILGDKYILHVNPQNMLLLMCFGWVCSVTFTFIIFTLVAIFGNVGKAIAVVMMVFQIAGSGGIYPIQTNPKIFGILEPLWPFTYGINGFREAISGPIWNNVYSNLRNLGFFIIFFFFLTILKRPFHKLTRAMEHKFKESQL, from the coding sequence ATGAAAAAAATTTTCAAAATATTTTTAAGAGATTTAAAAAGCATTAAAAGAAGCCCTTCTGCTATTGGTATGATAGTTGGCCTATGCTTTTTACCTTCCCTATATGCTTGGATAAACATAAATGCTTGCTGGGATCCTTATGCAAATACAGGTAATATTCCGATTGCTGTTGTAAATGAAGACGAAGGTGCTATTTTTAATAATAAAAGAATAAATGCAGGAAATGAAATTGTATCTGAGCTTAGAAAAAACAAATCTATTAAGTGGATATTTGTGGATGAATGGCAGGGAAACTATGGATTAAATGAAGGAAAGTATTATGCCCTTTTAGACATCCCCCGCAATTTTTCAAGTGGACTTACAAGTCTAACAACAACAACTCCAGAAAAACCTTCTATAATATATAGGAGTAATGAAAAATTAAATGCAATAGCTTCAAAAATAACAAATTCAGCTAAGGATAAAGTTGCTCAGGAGATAAAAACAAGTTTCGTAAATACAGTTACAAAAGAAACCTTAACATTAATAAAATCCAATAAAAACATTATGAATAAATCAAATATTATTCAGCTTAAGGACACTATAAATGAAGCATCTAAAAATCTTATAAACACACAAAATTACATACAAACTGCAAATAAAAGCTCTCAGGATATAAGCAGTTACTTATCAAAGCTTCAAGGAACTTTGCCAAAACTAACAGACCAGATTAACAATCTTCAAAATGCTGCCCAAAGCAGTAAAAATCTAATTTCAGCTACAAAACAAACCCTTATTACAACCTCCAGTGATTTAAATAACGATATGGTTGAAATTCAAGCTGAAAATGGTCAATTTCAGGGTATTTTATCTGGAATGAAGAATACAACTTCTTACTCAAATCTAGAGCAACTAAATAGCATAAATAATTCCCTTGATAGCAATTTAAAATCCACAATAAATAATCTACAGGCAATATCTAAGACTAACACTATACCTAATGCAAATTCCATAATAGGTTATCTTCAAAATGCAGACGCCTTAGCAGCTAATACAAAAAATTCTCTATCTCAGCTTAAAAGTTCTATTGATAACAATGCACCAAAGGATGCAATAAACAGCCAAATTGATTCAATTTCTGCCTTAAGCAATGAGCTTTCAAACGACATGCTAAATATATCAAATGGCTTTTATTCTTCTGTTCTTCCTCTTTTAAATAATATGGGAGATAACTTAAATGGAAATTTAACTAATATAAGTACACTTTTAGAAAGCACAAAAGTATTAATTCCTCAGCTAGATGCTTTAGCAAATTACGGTAAGGCTACAAGTACACTTTCCATAAATCAAGCAAACGATATAAACAGTAAGCTTTCATCACTTTCAGGAGAACTTAATAGACTCAGTGGCAAAATGAATTCTTTAAGTGATTCAGATTTAAATGATATAATAAAACTTTTATCTATGAACACTAATGAATTAGCAAGTTTTATATCCTCTCCTCTAACCACAAGAGAAGTGGATATTTACGGAGAAGGAGTCTTTGGAGTTGGCTTAACACCCTTTTACTCAGTCCTTGCTATATGGGTAGGAGTATTACTTCTCTCCTCAATGCTTACAACAGAATTTAAAAATTTAAGTGGAAGAGAGCATCTTAACATTTGGCAGGAACACTTTGGCAAAATGCTTTTATTTTTGGTATTATCCCTTATTCAAACCACCATCATAATACTTGGTGATAAGTATATACTTCATGTAAATCCTCAAAACATGCTTTTACTCATGTGTTTTGGCTGGGTATGTTCTGTCACCTTTACCTTTATTATATTCACTCTAGTTGCGATATTTGGAAATGTAGGCAAAGCAATAGCCGTTGTAATGATGGTCTTTCAGATTGCAGGCTCCGGAGGTATATATCCAATACAAACAAATCCAAAAATCTTTGGTATATTAGAACCTCTTTGGCCATTTACCTACGGAATAAATGGTTTTAGAGAAGCCATATCAGGTCCTATATGGAATAATGTCTACAGCAATCTCAGAAATCTAGGCTTCTTTATTATTTTTTTCTTTTTTCTAACTATTTTAAAAAGACCCTTTCACAAACTTACAAGAGCTATGGAACATAAATTTAAGGAATCCCAACTATAA
- a CDS encoding 6-carboxytetrahydropterin synthase — MKYNQYRFKFYLNAAHSIFLNGVLGDKHPHTWEITINTIKINDSFVIFNDVEKKIDKYLQGFQDIYLNDTEPFNKINPTLENICVYFKETLGKLLSKNGWVLLSIEISETPTRSYIIDVGDEVKYESAYEDNTSQMKYLKDAVKNKIERMKKI; from the coding sequence TTGAAATACAATCAATATAGATTTAAGTTCTATCTTAATGCGGCACATTCTATATTTTTAAATGGAGTGCTTGGAGATAAGCATCCTCACACTTGGGAAATTACTATTAATACAATAAAAATAAATGATAGCTTCGTTATATTTAACGATGTAGAGAAAAAGATAGATAAATATCTTCAAGGATTTCAAGATATTTATTTGAATGATACGGAACCTTTTAATAAAATAAATCCTACACTTGAAAATATATGTGTATACTTTAAAGAAACGCTAGGAAAACTTCTTTCGAAAAATGGATGGGTGCTTTTGTCTATAGAAATAAGTGAGACACCAACAAGATCGTATATTATAGATGTGGGGGATGAAGTGAAGTATGAGAGTGCATATGAGGACAATACTTCACAAATGAAATATTTAAAGGATGCAGTTAAAAATAAAATTGAGAGAATGAAGAAAATTTAG
- a CDS encoding GtrA family protein, whose translation MENLKKKFNRYGSIIKYLSYSIFVTVIDIAAVWVIMSFLNVGIVYANTIGIIIGFIIHYLLASKSVFNVEYGILGIGVYFITFLFGLLMADFIVYLSYIRVFYFLGKDINFLLSKGASIVIPFFVMYFMRKYIYLFLGKYFGEKGGMRN comes from the coding sequence ATGGAGAATCTAAAAAAGAAATTTAATCGGTACGGCTCTATAATAAAATATCTTTCATACTCTATTTTTGTAACAGTAATAGATATAGCAGCAGTTTGGGTAATTATGAGTTTTTTAAATGTAGGAATAGTTTATGCCAATACTATAGGGATTATAATTGGATTTATAATACATTATCTTTTAGCCTCAAAATCTGTTTTTAATGTGGAATATGGCATTTTAGGAATTGGAGTATATTTTATAACCTTCTTGTTTGGACTTTTGATGGCAGATTTTATTGTATATTTGTCTTATATTAGAGTGTTTTATTTCCTTGGAAAAGATATAAATTTTTTGCTTAGCAAAGGAGCGTCAATAGTTATACCATTCTTTGTTATGTATTTTATGAGAAAATATATTTATTTATTTTTAGGAAAATATTTTGGTGAGAAGGGAGGAATGAGAAATTGA
- a CDS encoding diguanylate cyclase domain-containing protein: MEKKREKSFLFKVFIIFMLSLISIAVCLWCVFFETKNHEENILKAYSYSQYDSTERLADKVYDSMENYISDEKMPIKKVEEKVIKNVLQKENNSKDKYVFFYNTKYVVFERNTESTAKYKNRSIDKVFELWEYNGGEDLSDAKSLMENGISGYSEVKKGIKNDKEIISWSFFKVGDEKYLVGMAASENYIRRETKLSQHEVITYVWSSMFTAVIIVISSLFVFCMFSDYKKIEKLENQLKKKNLQTEELVLEVNQCREIAEMAVTKDTITGVYNKEFLYRVIKGMKGGAFLPISVAAILLEGDFHKDEDREEFIISSAEVFKANCSDTDIISRTDDNEFVIVMTNTTEKDALKRLDKMRENVVKKYEGGKIRAELKVKLNEEESLLSILEASRMALEKGTGYGESKKEI; encoded by the coding sequence ATGGAGAAGAAAAGAGAAAAAAGTTTTTTATTTAAAGTATTTATTATATTCATGTTAAGTTTGATATCTATAGCAGTTTGTTTATGGTGTGTATTTTTTGAGACGAAAAACCATGAAGAAAATATACTAAAGGCATATTCTTATAGTCAATATGATAGCACTGAGCGTTTAGCAGATAAGGTTTATGACAGCATGGAAAATTATATAAGTGATGAGAAAATGCCAATTAAGAAGGTAGAAGAAAAAGTTATAAAGAATGTTCTACAAAAAGAAAATAATTCTAAAGACAAGTATGTGTTCTTCTATAATACTAAGTATGTTGTTTTTGAGAGAAATACTGAAAGTACTGCAAAATACAAAAATAGGAGTATTGATAAAGTTTTTGAGCTTTGGGAATATAACGGAGGAGAAGATTTAAGTGATGCTAAAAGCCTAATGGAGAATGGTATAAGCGGATATTCTGAGGTTAAGAAAGGTATTAAGAATGATAAAGAGATTATAAGCTGGAGTTTTTTTAAGGTCGGAGATGAAAAATACTTAGTTGGAATGGCTGCTTCTGAAAACTATATTAGACGAGAAACAAAACTTAGTCAGCATGAAGTTATAACCTATGTTTGGTCATCGATGTTTACAGCAGTTATTATAGTCATATCAAGCTTATTTGTGTTTTGCATGTTTTCAGATTATAAAAAAATAGAGAAGTTAGAAAATCAGCTTAAAAAGAAAAATCTTCAGACAGAGGAACTCGTTTTAGAAGTTAACCAGTGTAGAGAAATAGCTGAAATGGCGGTGACAAAGGATACCATTACGGGAGTTTATAACAAGGAGTTTCTTTATAGAGTTATAAAAGGAATGAAGGGAGGAGCATTTCTTCCTATATCTGTAGCAGCAATTTTATTAGAGGGCGATTTTCATAAGGATGAAGATAGAGAAGAATTTATCATTTCATCAGCAGAGGTTTTTAAGGCAAATTGTAGTGATACTGATATAATTTCAAGAACGGATGACAATGAATTTGTAATTGTTATGACTAACACTACTGAAAAAGACGCTTTAAAAAGGCTTGATAAAATGAGAGAAAATGTAGTGAAGAAATATGAAGGTGGAAAGATAAGAGCTGAACTAAAGGTGAAATTAAACGAAGAAGAGAGTTTATTAAGTATATTGGAAGCTTCAAGAATGGCTTTAGAGAAAGGAACAGGCTATGGAGAATCTAAAAAAGAAATTTAA
- a CDS encoding glycosyltransferase family 2 protein has protein sequence MNEISVVLPAYNEEENIQKLVKRWQQLCKDLKYKYELSLNIFVIDDGSKDKTEVIGRELERKYDNFYLIKHDKNKGLGEAINTGIKYVMEKRSDSKYVCIMDCDNTQDPRYVFSMIEKMEKTDVVIASRYQKGSCVKGVPFFRLTASYGARFVYTIFLGVKNVRDYTCGYRLYRTSALKTAFKVFGESFIEESGFTCMVELLYKLNICGAVFKEVPFTLRYDFKGGVSKMKVLITAINSVKLTLRLKKIRKGVEPVLED, from the coding sequence ATGAATGAGATTTCAGTGGTACTTCCAGCTTACAATGAAGAAGAAAATATACAAAAGCTTGTGAAAAGATGGCAGCAGCTTTGCAAGGATTTAAAGTATAAGTATGAGCTTAGTTTAAACATATTTGTTATAGATGATGGAAGCAAGGATAAAACAGAAGTTATAGGTAGAGAGCTAGAAAGGAAATATGATAATTTTTATCTTATAAAGCATGATAAAAATAAAGGACTTGGAGAGGCAATAAATACAGGAATAAAGTATGTCATGGAAAAGAGATCTGACAGCAAATATGTTTGTATTATGGATTGCGATAATACTCAAGATCCTAGATACGTATTCAGTATGATAGAAAAAATGGAGAAGACAGATGTAGTAATTGCATCAAGGTATCAAAAAGGATCATGTGTTAAGGGAGTTCCCTTTTTTAGACTAACTGCAAGCTATGGAGCTAGATTTGTTTATACTATCTTTTTAGGAGTGAAAAATGTTAGAGATTATACTTGCGGTTATAGACTTTATAGAACCTCTGCACTTAAAACTGCATTTAAAGTTTTTGGTGAAAGTTTTATAGAGGAAAGTGGTTTTACTTGTATGGTAGAGCTCTTGTACAAGCTTAATATTTGCGGAGCTGTATTTAAAGAAGTTCCTTTCACACTTAGATATGATTTTAAAGGTGGAGTGAGCAAAATGAAGGTTCTAATTACAGCCATTAACAGTGTAAAACTTACTTTAAGGCTTAAAAAAATAAGAAAAGGGGTAGAACCCGTTTTAGAGGATTGA
- a CDS encoding TIGR03111 family XrtG-associated glycosyltransferase, which yields MEMMLGKTYREMVFWMAWIIIPFLMEIVPALGGFIILLRKRLSIKDKAFSGKLPQITIIVPVYNSEDTLKGCIESIYNSDYPSEFIDVMLVDNQSSDNSFKIFTRCQKEFDGLSLRYMNSKQGKSKALNMALFNSSGKYIIHIDSDGKLHKDAIKNMVTRFEGNPHVHCMTGVILTDKELIEKTKGSFFKLLRKCEFFEYAQAFLAGRNFESEVGSIYTLSGAFSAFRKSTILKTQLYNSETVSEDTQITFQVKKLLNQKVYLCENALFFVDPIEGFNKLYTQRQRWQRGELEVSHMFLRDGLKFGKGFVSDFMVRTLMYDHTFAFPRMIWYFALIFLVFMNYPIYLVVGSVAVIYLLYSLSAFLFYLNVISYLKKYKEVRSYYAKKFYLIFLMPMYNFGVFWIRFCGIINSIQLQGNWKTLNLTDEWRNFLGVFKRDFSVVFKVLNKLRQVVNNE from the coding sequence ATGGAAATGATGCTGGGCAAAACCTATAGAGAAATGGTCTTTTGGATGGCATGGATTATCATTCCTTTTTTGATGGAAATAGTTCCTGCACTTGGTGGTTTTATAATACTTTTAAGAAAGAGACTTTCAATAAAAGATAAAGCCTTTTCAGGCAAATTGCCCCAAATTACTATTATTGTTCCTGTGTATAATTCAGAAGATACTCTTAAAGGTTGCATTGAATCTATATATAATTCGGACTATCCCTCTGAATTTATTGATGTAATGTTAGTTGATAACCAGAGTTCAGATAACAGTTTTAAGATTTTTACAAGATGTCAAAAGGAGTTTGATGGTTTATCTCTAAGATATATGAATTCAAAACAAGGTAAATCTAAGGCACTTAATATGGCACTGTTTAACAGCAGCGGGAAATATATAATCCACATTGACAGTGATGGTAAGCTTCATAAGGATGCTATAAAAAATATGGTAACACGTTTTGAAGGAAATCCACATGTTCACTGCATGACGGGTGTAATTTTAACAGACAAGGAGTTAATTGAAAAGACTAAGGGAAGTTTTTTTAAGCTTTTAAGAAAATGTGAGTTCTTTGAATATGCTCAGGCTTTTTTAGCTGGAAGAAATTTTGAATCTGAGGTGGGAAGCATATATACTCTCTCAGGAGCTTTTTCAGCCTTTAGAAAGTCAACAATCCTAAAAACTCAGCTTTATAATAGTGAAACTGTAAGTGAAGATACTCAAATAACTTTTCAGGTAAAGAAGCTTTTAAATCAAAAGGTATATTTGTGTGAGAATGCATTATTTTTTGTAGATCCAATTGAAGGTTTTAATAAACTATATACTCAGCGTCAAAGATGGCAAAGAGGAGAACTAGAAGTTTCTCATATGTTTTTAAGAGACGGACTTAAGTTTGGCAAAGGTTTTGTCAGTGATTTCATGGTAAGAACTCTTATGTATGATCATACCTTTGCCTTTCCCAGAATGATATGGTATTTTGCACTTATATTCTTGGTTTTTATGAACTATCCAATTTATCTTGTGGTGGGTTCGGTTGCTGTAATTTATCTTCTATATTCATTATCTGCATTTTTGTTTTATCTCAATGTAATATCTTATTTAAAGAAATATAAAGAGGTTAGATCATACTATGCGAAAAAGTTCTACTTAATATTTTTAATGCCTATGTATAACTTTGGTGTGTTTTGGATAAGATTTTGTGGCATTATAAATAGCATACAACTTCAGGGAAACTGGAAAACTCTTAATTTAACTGATGAGTGGAGAAACTTTTTAGGTGTATTTAAAAGAGATTTTAGTGTTGTATTTAAAGTATTAAATAAGCTAAGGCAGGTGGTAAATAATGAATGA
- the xrtG gene encoding exosortase family protein XrtG: protein MNILLGVLFVLWIYVISLLVRAKLHFFKFLIGSVGMFFFMMIFLQPYLVGILSKAVTAVAGIIGNSTGYYEAYYQYALILITKGSVNISMYIDYECSGVIEILAFTALLWFFPLYTTLEKVMYNIAGVAWIFMANTLRIFIICALVHAFGNNMYYFAHTIFGRIVFYVLSIILYFYVFTKSQIKSQKVGNVSYGNDAGQNL, encoded by the coding sequence ATGAACATATTATTAGGAGTTTTATTTGTTTTATGGATATATGTGATATCGCTATTAGTCAGAGCAAAGTTGCATTTTTTTAAGTTTCTTATTGGATCTGTTGGAATGTTCTTTTTTATGATGATATTTCTTCAGCCATATCTTGTTGGGATATTGAGCAAGGCTGTTACAGCAGTGGCTGGGATAATAGGAAATTCCACAGGTTATTACGAGGCGTATTACCAATATGCTCTTATACTAATAACAAAGGGCAGTGTTAATATATCCATGTATATTGATTATGAGTGCTCAGGTGTTATTGAAATACTTGCCTTTACTGCTCTTTTGTGGTTTTTTCCACTGTATACTACACTTGAGAAGGTAATGTATAACATAGCAGGAGTAGCTTGGATATTTATGGCTAATACCCTTAGAATATTTATAATTTGTGCACTGGTTCACGCTTTTGGAAACAATATGTATTACTTTGCGCACACTATATTTGGAAGAATAGTTTTTTATGTATTATCTATAATTTTATATTTTTATGTATTTACAAAGTCTCAAATAAAAAGTCAGAAAGTAGGTAATGTTTCTTATGGAAATGATGCTGGGCAAAACCTATAG
- a CDS encoding Firmicu-CTERM sorting domain-containing protein: MKKVIKFLTIMFLVIEVIIVRPYTVRAESNGVILDGYYDDWTDKPYAQIKYDWESPGQVHIVKWYSDDKNLYLHIKMGVTGGQQINHYIIYFNVDNGEKKQLQFSPDSPTTGRVSVFDANGGYTKISDDGYVTRGSNSDGKTSDEAEFRIPLSEFQKDSGKMFTLNLQFPNLGYQQIVFQVGSTYPYMGIAMSSSVAAFGFYFYRRKRRKLI; encoded by the coding sequence GTGAAGAAAGTAATTAAGTTCTTGACGATAATGTTTTTAGTAATTGAAGTTATAATAGTGAGACCATATACGGTTCGTGCAGAGTCGAATGGTGTAATTTTAGATGGTTACTATGATGACTGGACAGACAAGCCGTATGCACAAATTAAGTATGATTGGGAAAGTCCAGGACAGGTTCATATTGTAAAGTGGTATTCGGATGATAAAAATTTATATTTGCATATAAAAATGGGAGTTACAGGAGGACAGCAAATTAACCACTATATTATATATTTTAATGTTGATAATGGTGAAAAGAAGCAACTACAATTTTCTCCAGATAGCCCCACAACAGGTAGAGTATCTGTTTTTGATGCTAATGGAGGGTATACTAAAATTTCCGATGACGGTTATGTTACTAGAGGAAGCAATTCAGATGGAAAAACTAGTGATGAAGCTGAATTTAGAATACCATTGTCCGAATTTCAAAAGGATAGTGGAAAGATGTTTACTTTGAATTTGCAATTTCCTAATCTTGGATATCAACAAATAGTATTTCAAGTTGGAAGCACCTATCCTTATATGGGAATTGCTATGTCAAGCTCTGTGGCTGCGTTTGGATTTTACTTTTATAGAAGAAAGAGAAGAAAGCTTATATGA